Genomic segment of Paenibacillus sp. FSL R5-0623:
TCAGGGTCAGCGGCGCATTTCATTCGCGTTATATGGAAAAATCAGCCAAACAATTCGATCAGCATCTCCAGCGTTATACATTTTCCGCTCCTACGATGACCGTCATCTCAAATTATACAGCCCGACCCTACCGTACAAATGAAATTCATGCCAATTTGGTCCACCAAATTACACATCCGGTTCGCTGGTCTGAAACGGTACGGGTTCTGATGGGCATGGGCGTAAACACAATAGAAGAGATCGGTCCAGGCAATGTGCTGACTAAGTTGGTTACCAAGATTCAGACAGAGTGCGAACCCATCGTATATCGTCCTGAAGACATGTCTGTCAAACCATTATCGTCAGCAGTCCACCCCGATACTCCAACTCCAATATCATCCGTTGTACAGCCTAGCAACCAAGAAACTCGACTGGCCGAGTCTCTTGGCTCGAAACCCTTCAAAAAGGACTATAATCTGAAATTGGCCTATTTGACAGGTGCAATGTACAGAGGCATTGCTTCGGCGGAGATGGTTGTTAAAGTGGGGCAATCGGGAATGATGGGCTTTTTGGGCACAGGGGGGTTAAGCCTGAAGCAGATCGAAGAAGGAATCGATTATATACAACACCATTTACAGGATGGACAGGCATATGGGTTAAATCTTCTTCATCAAATGACACATCCTGAACGTGAAGAAGAACAGGTTAACTTATTACTACGTAAAGGTGTAAATACAGTAGAGGCTTCTGCCTTCATGGGTGTTACTCCGGCATTAATCAAGTACCGTGCCCATGGACTGAAGCGTTCATCAGACGGGCGGGTATCCGCAACCAATCGCATTATTGCCAAAGTATCCAGACCTGAAGTGGCTGAAGCATTTTTAAGCCCCGCTCCGGAATTCATGGTTGAGAAGATGTTGAAGGAAAACAAGATTACATCTGTTCAGGCAGAACTCCTGAAAAAAGTACCCATTGCAGAGGATCTGTGCCTTGAGGCTGATTCGGGTGGACATACAGATGCGGGTGTGGCGTATGTCCTGCTGCCTGCCATGGTTCGTCTTCGCAATACAATGATGGAAAAGTACGGTTATTCGAAAGAAGTCCGCATTGGTGCTGCCGGTGGTATTGGTACACCTGAAGCAGCAGCAGCTGCTTTTTTGCTCGGAGCGGATTTTATCGTAACAGGTTCAATCAATCAATGCACGGTTGAAGCAGCTACTAGTGACGCTGTCAAAGATTTACTACAGGATATGAACATTCACGACACGGAATATGCTCCTGCTGGAGACATGTTTGAGATTGGAGCCAAGGTACAGGTTCTCCGCAAAGGTGTATTTTTCCCCGCCAGAGCGAACAAGCTCTATGATTTGTACCGGCAGCATGATTCTTTAAATGACATTAGTGAAAAAAACAAACAGCAGCTGGAAAACAAATATTTCAAAAAAACCTTTGAAGAAGTATATCGCCAGGTCGTTCAGTATAGATCTCCGGAGGAAATACAAAAAGCCGAACAGAATCCCAAATACAAAATGGCATTGGTGTTCAAGTGGTATTTTGCCCACAGTACGATGCTTGCAATGGAAGGAACAGCAGGTCATCAGGTCGATTATCAAATCCACTGTGGTCCTGCCTTGGGAGCTTTTAATCAATGGGTGAAAGGCACACCGCTGGAGGACTGGAGAAACCGCCGCGTAGCTGAAGTGGGCATAAAGTTAATGGAAGATACGGTTTTGGTTATGCAAGAGCGCCTGAAACAATTGGCTATGGCCGTTGAGATGAACTAACTTTTAGCATTGTGGGGACAGGGGGTGTGATGATGGGACAAAAGAAGAACATGGAGCCAACATCCGATATTGATCCAGGATTTCGCCTTACAGATATTGCAATTGTTGGTATGGCATGCAGGTTTCCGCAGGCTGATCATTATACGACGTTTTGGGATAATCTTGCGAATGGAGTGGATTCTGTCAAGGAGATTCCTCCAGATCGATGGGATGTATCGAAGTTCTATTCTCAAGATATTGACGCCCCGAATAAGAGCATTGGTAAATGGTGCGGTCTGATTGATGATGTGTATTCTTTTGATCACCGCTTTTTCAGTATCTCTCCCCGAGAGGCCAAAAATATGGACCCACAGCAACGAATGATGCTTGAAGTTTCCTGGCAATGCATTGAAGATTCCGGGATTTCACTTCAAAGGTTACAGAATCAGATCACTTCCGTTTATGCCGGAGTAATGACGGTAGATCACCGCCAAATGGCGTGCCTCCCCGAATTGGAGATTGATAGCTACGCTTGTCTTGGAAATTATGAAAGTATTCTTGCCAATCGAATTTCTTACATTATGGACTTCAAGGGCGCGAGTATATCAGTAAATGCAGCTTGTGCATCTTCATTAGTAGCCGTGCATGAAGCCAAACAAGCCCTGCAACGAAAAGAGTGCAATTACGCCTTAGCTGCATGTGTAAATCTAAATTTGCATCCCTGGAAGTTTATCTCATTTTCCAAGTCAAGAATGTTAAGTCCGGATGGACGTTGTAAAACCTTTGATAAGGAAGCCAATGGTTATGTACCAGGGGATGGAGCAGGCGTGTTGTTGCTTCAAAGGCTTGAAGATGCGTTAGCAGAAGGTAATCATATCTACGGGGTTATCAAAGGATCTGCCTGCAATCATGGTGGAAGAAGCGCATCCATAACTGCTCCGAGCATGAGGGCACAACAAGACGTCATCTTGGCTGCTTATCAGGATGCAGATATTTCCCCGGAAATGGTCACTTATATTGAGGCACATGGAACGGGAACGTCTTTGGGAGATCCGATTGAAATTGAAGCGCTTAAAAATGCATTTGCTGCCTATACTTCCCGAACCCAATTCTGTCGGATTGGCTCGGTAAAAACCAATATTGGCCACTTGGAGAGTGCTGCGGGCATGGCTGGTATTGTGAAAGTGATCATGATGATGAAACATGGTAAAATACCTGCCAACCTTCATTTTAACGATCCTAATCCGATCATAGATTTTAAGAATACTCCTTTTGAAGTGGCAGGGGCTCTAACTGATTGGAACAGTGCTGGCGAAGGTTTACCTTTAAGAGCGGGCATAAGCTCTTTCGGTTTTGGTGGAGTCAACGCCCATCTGGTGATTGAACAGTGGTGCACTGCACCCTCGAACAAACAGAAGGATGCCGTCGCCGCCCGTTCTCAGCTGTTCACGCTATCAGGCAAATCAAAATTGCATTTGGAAAAACAGCTTGAATCGTGGAGAGCATTCTCGCTAACATCCGAGTTTGAAGAGTGTACGCTGCGTGATATTAGTGGAACATTGTCCACGGGAAGAGTGGCTTTTCCTTATCGTTATGCTGTGATGGTAGACAATTTACAGCAGTTGAAGGAAGAGTTGCATTCGGAATCAAGTCGTCCTTTCATGCCCAAGCAGCAAAAGTGGGCAATAAGAGTGGGGCACTTTTCCTATATAAACTATGAGCAATTTAGCAAGTTAACCCGTGATTTACCGCATGTGGAGGACATCATCCAATCCTTACTGAATCAAATTGCCGATAGTGATCGTCCACTTGCCGATGACTATCGGCAGATGTTCTACAATGAACCATGGGAGCAAGAGACAATTCCGTGCTGTCAGTTCATTGCTGGATATGCCGTACTTCGATGTTTACTTGATGCGGGCTTAAAAGTGGAATGGATGACAGGGGAGCATACAGGGATGTGGGCTGTTCTTGCCGTAAACCAAATGATCGCTCCCGAAGAAATTCTTTTGAGGCTTTCAGGAAAAAATGAAGCAGATTTCATTAAACTACATCGTCCGTGTCTGCCTTACTATGATCCAACATTGCAAGATATTTTGTATCCGATTTCCTTTGGCGAGTCTTATCTCCGGCGTTTGTTGGGTAGCTCGCAAATTGAAAGTGTGGACTCTGGGAATAGCGGGCATGATCGATTCGAATATCCAATGGTAAGTGATCACGAACGGGTTAAATATTATCTGACTAAGGGTCAATCACTCATCGCTCATCAGTTCACCTTCAGAAAGTATGTAGATGAATGGTCGAATCTTCTAGGTAAAGTAAGTGGGGACGATTGGAATTTGGAGGAGTTGCTTGGAAAGCCTGTTGATGTCTTGATGTTTACGGAGCTTTCCACTCAGCAGTTGTTCATTATAGTTACGGTTGTGGCTTATTCGCTAAGGAAGTTGAACCGCAAATGGAATTTGACGATAATGGCTGAGCCCGATCCACGATTCGAAGAAATGTTGGATCTGATGAACGATCACATCTTACTTCCTGAAATGGTCGCCCGGCTTGTTTTGGATTCCAATGTGGACTATAAGGTTGTTGCCGAATCCATGAACCTGAAACAGCGAGAAAGGGATATGGAGCCCAATGACAACCGATTATGTGCTCGAATTGATAACGTGCCCGAAATTGTAAATGTTGAGCAATGGCTGCATCAAACACAAGAAAGCCAAGTTGATCTGGAGAAGATTTCGTCAGACATCAAGATCATTGACATCGGAGTAGTTCAATCGGCCGCACCTGATACGCTGAAACTTGCTTTAAAAGAGGATGAAGCGGGATATGACTTCTGGAATATCCTCGGTCAGTTATGGCTCCATGGCGTGAATGTGAGGTGGGACCTATGGTTCCCTTCAGGAACATTTAACAAGCTTGCCCTGCCTACTCAGCGTTTCGAGTCTGTAATACATCGATTACATGACCATAATGATACGGTAGCTCATGTAGCTAATCAATCGGTTAGCGATGTATATATGCTTACAAGTGTATATGAGAACAGCTTGGATAGGGCGTTGCACCCGATGATCGGCCGAAATACCTCAACCTTGGATGAATTCAAGTATCAAACGTTGTTTACAGGCAAAGAATTTTTTCTGAATGATCACCGCGTAGACGGTAAACGAACATTACCAGGTGTTGCTTATTTGGAGATGGCATTAGCCGCTGTGCAGAATGCAGGCATCCAGGAGGTCATCGGTTTTGGTGATGTGGTGTGGTCAAGACCCCTGATAGTCATGGAGCAACCTGTTGAAGTAAACATTTCGTTGTCTAAAACCCATGAAAAAATTCAGTTCCACGTATGGACCGGCGACGATGTGAACTCTAGAAAAGTTTATGGGCAAGGGACGTTGTATGGAATAAAGACAGATGGCAACAAACAGGACACACGACAAGGCAATCCATATAGGGTTAAACGGGATATCGATGCGATTAGAGGAAGATGTGTTGACCCTATTTCAGGAGTATATCGCAAACTTGAAAAGAGTCATCTGGTCTACGGTCCTTCCTTCCAATCCATTATGGACTGCTGTATGGGCGAGAACGAAGCTATTGCCAGGTTTGCCCTTCCAATCCCTTGTTATGAACAGTTACACGCGTATACGCTTCATCCTGTAGTGATGGACAGCGCACTGCAGACAGCGATGTTACTTGCCCAAAAGGTGAGCTCTGCTCCTTGTATGCCCTATTCCATAGGTGCGGTCAAATGGTGGAAGCGGCTTCCAGACAAGGGAAGTGTATATGTCAGGCAGCAGGGTATGCAAGGGGAAAAAGCATTCAAGTTTGATATTGTACTGCTTGATGAGCAGGAACTAATATGCATGGAAATGAGCGACTTTACAGTAAGACAGGTTCAGGACAAAAAGAGTCATGCGAAGGACCCATTGAAAACACTTTTGCGAAAATTGGAAGCCGGAGAGGTTGAACCTATTGATGTCTTAACTTATATGGAGGAACGATGAGAAAAGATCAGATGTTATCACTGGATCAGATTCTTGAAATGGTGAAGGGACGACGTCTCTCATCAGAGACAGCCTACCAGCTTATACAGGAAATAGAGCGGCATGATACTTCGGCTTCCAATAAGAATAACCTGCATCAGAGTACGTACCTGTATCCATCCTGGGAAATTCAAGACCTTCAACGTACCGTTTTCAAAAGTGAAAGGCTTCTGTTATTTGTTTCTGGTGAAGAACACATGCAGCAATGGAACCAGAGCACTTCCGTAATTCGTGTGTTACAGGGAAATCAATTCATTGAGCAGGATGTTAATACATTTATAGTCCGCCCGGGACAGGAAGAGGATGTTGACCGTTTGTTCAACAGGCTGTCCGAATTACAGTGGATTCCTGATACTGTCGTTCATGGATGGAGTGGTACGGTACTTCCTGAAAATGAAGGGACCCTATTGAACAAGTGGCTCGCCCAGGGTGTGTACACCTTATTTTATACATGCCGATGGCTGGCGAAATGTGCTGACAAAAAGAAAGTACATCTTTTATATGCTTATTCCAGCGATCGTAAAGAAGAACCGGCAAATGAAGCTGTAAGCAGTTTCATGCGCAGTGTGAAATGGGAACACCCGCAATGGACATGCCGTACATTGGACATGGGAAATGAACCAGTCGATATGTTTCACCTCATCCAACAGGAGATGGAAGCTCGGGACCAGGCGGTAGAGGTTCGTTATCGGGGCAATCGACGTTATGTGAAGAGATTGCTATCGCTGCCGAAAACAGAATATTCACAAGTAGAGTGGAATAAACAAGGCGTTTATTTGATTACAGGTGGGATGGGTGGTATCGGCCTCCAATTTGCCTCCTTTCTTGCCCAATCCGCTCGAGTCATTGTTTTGTCTGGACGTTCCATTCTGAGTAGGGATCAGGAACAACAATTGTGTGATCTAGGGAAGTTTGGAGCTGAAATAGTGTATATTGCGGCGGATGTATCGCAACGTGAGTCTGCTTTTAATCTCATCCGTGAGTGCAAAACCAGATTTGGGGGCATTCATGGTCTGATTCATTGCGCTGGCGTATTAAGAGACTCAATGCTTCAATCCAAAAATAAAGTGGACATGGATGCTGTTATCGCTCCTAAAGTATACGGAACGGTTTGGCTGGACGAAGCTTCTTGTCATGAACAGTTGGACTTTTTCATCGTTTGCTCTTCCGTCATGTCCATTCTGGGCAACGCTGGACAATGTGATTATGCCTTTGCCAATGGCTTTATGGACAGTTTTTGCCGTCAGCGGAATCGGTTGAACAAAGAGGGGATGCGTTCGGGTCAAACGCTCTCTCTGAATTGGCCTCTGTGGTTGGAAGGAGGGATGGGAGTAGATTCAACCCATCGTCTTTTTTTGGAAAATACGCTCGGGGTTTCATCGATATCCAGCGAACATGCTATACAGGCTTTTGAGGATGCTTTTCATTGTAAGGAAAGTCAGATAGTGATTGTTGGCGGGGATGCAACCAAATTTCAGAAGGTACACGAGAAAACGTCGTTTGCGGATGTGGACTCGGTTCCAAAAGAAATGTTGTTAGAGAACAGCATAAATGAGGAGGTTTTACTAAAAAGGGCTTCAGAAATCATGTTGTCCATATCCTCACAGATTCTCAGTGTTGATATACATGAAATGGATCTGGATGCGGATAAAAGCGACTATGGGTTTGATTCCATTTCGACGACTGACTTTGTCAATCGACTCAACGCAACGTACAACATTGATCTAACGCCCCCTGTTGTGTTTGAATATGCGACTTTAGGGGCCTTTGCAACCTACCTAATCGGAGCTTATGGCGAAGACATCGCCCGATATCATGGAATGAGTGGCGGGCACGTTGAACTCGAAATGCAGACTCCGCATATGGTCGGTGATGATGAAACACATGAGATTGCAAGTGAGCCTATCGAACTCCATAGGAGGAATAAAGAACCCATTGCAATTATTGGAATAGGCGCTCACATGCCTCAATCCGAGAGTATGGATGAACTATGGGAGAACTTGGTTTCCGGGAAAACATTCATTTCCGAAATCCCTCCTGAACGCTGGGATTGGCATCAATATTATGGGGACCCAATAAAAGAAGTCAACAAAACCAACATCAAATGGGGCGGATTTATGAAAGCCATTGATCAATTTGATGCTTCGTTTTTTGGGATTTCGCCTCATGAAGCTGGGTTGATGGACCCGAGACAGCGCATTTATTTGCAAACTGTATGGGAAGCCATTGAAGATGCCGGTTACAGGCCATCGGAGTTGTCCGGGAGTAAAACAGGTATGTTTGTCGGGGTGGTTAGTTCAGATTATTATGACCTGATGCACCAATCAGGCATTCCAACTGAAGCACATACAGCTTTGGGCATATTTCATTCCATTCTGGCTAACCGAATTTCATATCTTCTAAATCTGCATGGACCTAGTGAACCCGTGGATACAGCCTGTTCCGGTTCATTGGTCGCCATTCATCGGGCAGTGGAATCGATACACAACGGAGAATGTGAACTGGCAGTTGCCGGAGGCATCAGTGTTATCGCAAGTCCACAGCTGATGATTGCCTTTAATCAGGCAGGCATGCTCAGTGTGGATGGTCGCTGTAAAACCTTTGATCAAGGTGCTGATGGGTACGTTCGTGGCGAAGGTAGTGGGGCATTGCTGCTCAAACCGTTGTCCAAAGCGGAAGCGGATGGAGACCATATCTATGGAGTAATTCAGGCAACGGCTATAAATCATGGGGGACATGCCAACACTTTGACATCTCCAAATCCTAATGCACAGGCAGAACTTATTGTTGAAGCGTGGTCCAGATCCGGAATTGATCCGAGGACAGTAGATTATATTGAAGCACATGGTACGGGGACCCCATTGGGTGATCCGATCGAGATAAATGCGCTTAAAAAGGCTTTCTCTCAGATGGTTCAAGACTGGGATGAGTTGCATGGCAAGCCGAGCGGTTCTGCCTCGGAGTCCTCCGTTCCGCACTGTGCAGTCGGAACGATAAAAACCTATATTGGACACTTGGAGGCAGCAGCAGGAGTGGCGGGAGTCCTCAACGTGGTACTCAGTATGAAGCATAACCGATTGTTGCCGAATTTGGAGCTAAATGAAGTTAACCCTTACATCCAGTTGGAGAACAGTCCGTTTTATATCGTAAAGGAAGGGCAGACCTGGAATCGTAAACATGATGCTGTCCCAAGAAGTGCAGGCGTAAGTTCATTTGGCTTTGGAGGTGTCAATGCTCATATTGTCATCAGCGAATACGTGACTAAGCATGACAGTTCCCTGATTATATTCAATCGCCCCCAGTTACTCATCGTTTCTGCAAAGAACAGAGATCGATTGAAAGCATATGCGAGGCGAATCGTTGAATTTCTGAGTCAAACGGATGGGATTACCCTGGCTGATGTTGCATTTACAATGCAAACGGGCAGGGAAGAGATGGAGGAAAGACTTGCATTGGTGAGTTCAAGCATCGATGACACCGTGGAAATGCTTAATCGGTTTATTGCAGATGAGACAGAAAATCTATCTCCATGTTGGCAAGGGAGCGTAACCAAGCGCAAGCCCTCACAAGATGAACAGGCTATAGCTTACCATCAGCCTTCCACAGATCAGGATTTCATGGTTGAAGCAGAGCTCCATAAACTTGCTCAGCTCTGGGTAACTGGCAACCGGATTGATTGGTCTTCAATGGATAAAAGAGAACGGAAACGGAAAATTTCCATCCCGACTTATCCGTTTGCAGAGACACGGCACTGGCTTCCTAATCCAGTCAAACGGATAGAAAGCCAAGAGATTCATCGGTCGGGAATGGACAACAGATTCATGATGAAGCTGGAAAATAGATCAGATTTTCGCGCATACAGCTACGAATTTGCATTTACTGGTCAAGAATCCTTTTTTCAGGATCACGAAATAAACGGATATAACGTATTGCCTGCCTCAGCTCATATTGAATTGATCAGAGCCGCTGTCATGATGGCTGCTCAACCTGGAGAGGGCGAACAAATCAGCCTTAAAAAGCTCGTATGGCTCAAACCTGTTGTCGCCAAAAAAGGCATGGGAAGACTTCAAATACATCTTAAACCATCTTCGAATGGATTTATTGAGGTCACCGTTCATTCTCCAACTAGTTCTCAGGGGGATGAGACAAACACCGTGGTTTTTAGCCAAGGGACTGCTGTGATAACCAAGCGTGAAGTACGCAAAACATACGAAATGGAGACTATCCTAAGCAACTGTAGTCTGGGAAATTTTACATCAGAGCAATGTTATTCCTTTTTTTCAGCCAGGGGTATGCAGTATGGTCCAGACTTCCAGGGTCTGAAATCTGTAGCGGTGGGTCATGATCAAGCTCTGGCCAGAATTGCCTTGCCTTCGGGTATTATGGATGGATATCAGGACGGCACCATTCATCCAGGACTTCTGGATAACGCTTTTCAGGCTGCAATCGGGATCTGGCTAAGTACTTCGGGAAGTATTCAGGGCGAGCAGCAAGATACGCCTTTGTTGCCCTTCTCTATACAACAAATTCAAATCATTGGCTCCTGTGAAGCTGAGATGTGGGCTCATGTCCGAGTCCATCAGGAGAGTGGCAGCGCTGCTGTGCACGCGGATACCGAATATGACATAGATTTGTTTAGTGTGAAGGGTGATGTACGGGTATCCGTTAGGGCAATGCGTTTTAGAAGACCTGAGTCGAAAGTTCCAGATCTTGAAGAAACTAAAGGTGTGGAGACTTACGAGTTACAAATGTTGGCCCCTGTATGGAAAGAGCAGACAATCGGCTTGTATGAACATGAACGTGTACTCAACGATCTCCCGGGAGAAATATGCTTGGTAGGTACGAAGAGCTCGTACTTGACCCAGCTGCTCAAATACCTGCCACATGCCGAGATGATCGTTTTGAATCCACAGGATTCGATCATGCGGATCTCTGAACAACTAAACCTAATCATGAACCTTCGTCATATGGTGTGGATATCTCCGATAACCGCTGGAAGCTCGCCTGATGTCAAGGGAATGGTTGAGGCTCAGGAAGATGGCGTGTTTCTTCTTTACAGACTGATTAAGGCACTTCTTCAGAATGGATATGGGAATCGGAGCATGGAATGGACTGTAATCACGATGCGGGCAAACGCCATTCATACACTTGATTCGGTTGATCCCACTCATGCCGGGATACATGGTCTTATAGGAGTACTGTGCAAAGAACGACCCGGATGGAAGGTTAGACAGGTGGATTTGGATCAGTTGAATGATAAGAATATGTACGAATTGTTTTCGGTTTCTGCTGATTCCTATGGATTCCCATATGTAAACCGACAAGGCGAATGGTTTCGTCAACAACTTGTGCCCGTTACATATTCTCCTGTGAGTTCCGAACAGTCTCATTCCTATCGCCATGGGGGTGTATACGTTGTTATTGGAGGAGCAGGCGGAATCGGAGAGGCATGGAGTGAATATATGATCCGGCATTACAAAGCCCAGATCATCTGGCTGGGAAGAAGGGAGCTGGATGCTGATATTCAAGCGAAATTGCAAAGGCTGGGCGAGCTTGGCCCCGCGCCCTGTTACATGGCTGTTAATGCAACGGATTCAGAAGCAATGCGTCAGGCATGTATAAATATTAGGCGGAATCATCAAGCCATTAATGGTTTTATTCATTCTGCCATCGTGTTGGAGGATCGCAGTCTGGAATATATGGACGAAGCTTCTTTTCGGAAAGCTTATTCCACTAAGGTAGACATCAGCATCAATATAGCCAAAGCGTGTATCGGAGAGTCGCCTGACTTTGTACTCTTTTTTTCGTCCATGAATTCCTTTTTGAATTCGGCCGGACAGGCGAATTACGTAGCCGGCTGTACGTTCAAAGATGTATTTGCCCAATTTTTGAGACAGTGCTGTGATTTTCCTATCAAAGTGATGAACTGGGGATATTGGGGAAGTGTGGGTTCGGTACGTTCTGAATATTATAAGACACGCATGGCGAAAGCAGGACAAGGTTCAATCGAAGCTCCTGAAGCGATGGAGGCTCTAGATGTACTGATGAATGGTGTGCTGGATCAGATTGCATTGATAAAGAAACAGTCTTTGGTAGATATACAGATCTTAGATGAAGAAGAATCCATTATGGTCTATCAGGGGGCTGTACCGTCTCAGGTTATATAACAGGGGTCTGAAGAGCGGGGATTATCAGACGGTGGGGGGAACGTGTAATGACAGAACTGAAAGAGTTGTTGGGTCAATTATTATGGGGCAGACTGCATGCTGCAGGACTTTTGAACAATTTCCGGGGTGAAGATGCAGCTGTAGCAGAAATACCTGATTCATTGATCGAGCGTTACGAAAGATGGTGGCGGGAGAGTTTTCTTTATTTGCGAAAATACGGTTATTGCACCTCTACTGACGCTGTAAATCCCTTGATTCAGACCAACGATACGGACCTGGCTCATGCATGGAAGGAATGGGATAGGAAAAAATTGCTGTGGCTATCCGATCCAAATGTGTCTTCCTACATTCCACTGCTGGATGCCACGCTCCGAGCACTGCCGGACATTTTGACTGGTCAGAAGTCCGCAACCGACATTATTTTTCCGAATAGTTCCATGCAACTGGTGGAGAACATTTACATGAACAATCCTGCTGCCGATTATTTCAATGCCGTTTTGGCAGATCGGGTTGCAGCTATTATAAAACAGCAACTTGTGCGGGAGCCGAGTGCACATATTCGCATTGTGGAGATCGGAGCTGGAACGGGAGGCACGAGCCAGGCGGTTTTTAACCGTCTGAATGATTTTTACCCCCATATTCTGGAATACTGTTATACGGATCTTTCCCAGGCTTTTTTAAGTCATGCCCAAAAGGTATATGGCCCGCGTTATCCGTACCTTACATACGGAACGTTTGATTTGTCCAAACCGGTGTCCACCCAATCTTTGCAAGCGGGGACCTATGATATAGCGATAG
This window contains:
- the fabD gene encoding ACP S-malonyltransferase, encoding MKENIVFMFSGQGSQYLQAGKELYRSYSVFRRWMQQMDRWVQDIGGRSIIQELYDSNRPYSDSFEETLITHPAIYMLEYALARTLMENGVIPTTVVGTSLGEFAAAAVSNVITPKAGLEAVYRQAEIIHRTCIPGGMLAVLHSRDIYDTNPELHAECELVAVNSSNHLVISGELKGLTIAENWLKGEGISHVRLSVTHGFHSACINPAAKEYLAYLDKLSYDAPQIPLVSSLTGQAVTKVSTDHFWRVVKEPILFSQAISHIGEKKPDSIFLDLGPSGTLSSLINQISHRKERTYITMTPFHQDAKHVEEIISRYANSHETGGDEPLWAYVFPGQGSQKLGMGEGLFEQFPELTRQADDILGFSIQELCLYDRSQQLSLTEYTQPALFVVNAMMYLHKIKETGRKPSLVSGHSLGEYNALFAADVFDFATGLKLVHKRGEIMSMAPKGGMAAVIGLTESALKTILQRFGLYQLDIANLNSPTQIVLAGPQEIIDQAKPIFEQNGAQMYIPLRVSGAFHSRYMEKSAKQFDQHLQRYTFSAPTMTVISNYTARPYRTNEIHANLVHQITHPVRWSETVRVLMGMGVNTIEEIGPGNVLTKLVTKIQTECEPIVYRPEDMSVKPLSSAVHPDTPTPISSVVQPSNQETRLAESLGSKPFKKDYNLKLAYLTGAMYRGIASAEMVVKVGQSGMMGFLGTGGLSLKQIEEGIDYIQHHLQDGQAYGLNLLHQMTHPEREEEQVNLLLRKGVNTVEASAFMGVTPALIKYRAHGLKRSSDGRVSATNRIIAKVSRPEVAEAFLSPAPEFMVEKMLKENKITSVQAELLKKVPIAEDLCLEADSGGHTDAGVAYVLLPAMVRLRNTMMEKYGYSKEVRIGAAGGIGTPEAAAAAFLLGADFIVTGSINQCTVEAATSDAVKDLLQDMNIHDTEYAPAGDMFEIGAKVQVLRKGVFFPARANKLYDLYRQHDSLNDISEKNKQQLENKYFKKTFEEVYRQVVQYRSPEEIQKAEQNPKYKMALVFKWYFAHSTMLAMEGTAGHQVDYQIHCGPALGAFNQWVKGTPLEDWRNRRVAEVGIKLMEDTVLVMQERLKQLAMAVEMN
- a CDS encoding beta-ketoacyl synthase N-terminal-like domain-containing protein; translated protein: MMGQKKNMEPTSDIDPGFRLTDIAIVGMACRFPQADHYTTFWDNLANGVDSVKEIPPDRWDVSKFYSQDIDAPNKSIGKWCGLIDDVYSFDHRFFSISPREAKNMDPQQRMMLEVSWQCIEDSGISLQRLQNQITSVYAGVMTVDHRQMACLPELEIDSYACLGNYESILANRISYIMDFKGASISVNAACASSLVAVHEAKQALQRKECNYALAACVNLNLHPWKFISFSKSRMLSPDGRCKTFDKEANGYVPGDGAGVLLLQRLEDALAEGNHIYGVIKGSACNHGGRSASITAPSMRAQQDVILAAYQDADISPEMVTYIEAHGTGTSLGDPIEIEALKNAFAAYTSRTQFCRIGSVKTNIGHLESAAGMAGIVKVIMMMKHGKIPANLHFNDPNPIIDFKNTPFEVAGALTDWNSAGEGLPLRAGISSFGFGGVNAHLVIEQWCTAPSNKQKDAVAARSQLFTLSGKSKLHLEKQLESWRAFSLTSEFEECTLRDISGTLSTGRVAFPYRYAVMVDNLQQLKEELHSESSRPFMPKQQKWAIRVGHFSYINYEQFSKLTRDLPHVEDIIQSLLNQIADSDRPLADDYRQMFYNEPWEQETIPCCQFIAGYAVLRCLLDAGLKVEWMTGEHTGMWAVLAVNQMIAPEEILLRLSGKNEADFIKLHRPCLPYYDPTLQDILYPISFGESYLRRLLGSSQIESVDSGNSGHDRFEYPMVSDHERVKYYLTKGQSLIAHQFTFRKYVDEWSNLLGKVSGDDWNLEELLGKPVDVLMFTELSTQQLFIIVTVVAYSLRKLNRKWNLTIMAEPDPRFEEMLDLMNDHILLPEMVARLVLDSNVDYKVVAESMNLKQRERDMEPNDNRLCARIDNVPEIVNVEQWLHQTQESQVDLEKISSDIKIIDIGVVQSAAPDTLKLALKEDEAGYDFWNILGQLWLHGVNVRWDLWFPSGTFNKLALPTQRFESVIHRLHDHNDTVAHVANQSVSDVYMLTSVYENSLDRALHPMIGRNTSTLDEFKYQTLFTGKEFFLNDHRVDGKRTLPGVAYLEMALAAVQNAGIQEVIGFGDVVWSRPLIVMEQPVEVNISLSKTHEKIQFHVWTGDDVNSRKVYGQGTLYGIKTDGNKQDTRQGNPYRVKRDIDAIRGRCVDPISGVYRKLEKSHLVYGPSFQSIMDCCMGENEAIARFALPIPCYEQLHAYTLHPVVMDSALQTAMLLAQKVSSAPCMPYSIGAVKWWKRLPDKGSVYVRQQGMQGEKAFKFDIVLLDEQELICMEMSDFTVRQVQDKKSHAKDPLKTLLRKLEAGEVEPIDVLTYMEER